DNA from Halobaculum sp. XH14:
GCCGAACGGTCGCTGGGAGACGCGGCCGTCCTCGTCCCGCGAGAAGGCCATGCCCCAGTGTTCGAGCTGGATGACCTCCTCGGGCGAGTCCTGACAGAGCGTCTCGATTGCGGGGGCGTCCCCGAGGTAGTCCGAGCCCTTCATCGTGTCGTAGGCGTGGTCCTCCCAGGAGTCGCCCTCGCGCAGCGCGGCGTTGATGCCGCCCTCGGCCGCCCCGGTGTGGCTTCGCACCGGGTGTAGCTTCGAGACGATGGCAACGTCCGCGCCCTCCTCCTGGGCGGCGATGGCAGCGCGGAGCCCCGCGCCGCCTGCGCCGACCACGATGACGTCGTGTTCGTACATTGTGTGTGGTGTGTGTCGGTGGTGGAATTCGTCGGTCGTTACCAGAACTGCAGGTTGCTCTTGACGGCCTCGCGCTTCAGCTCCTGGATGTGCTCGGTGAGCGGGATGTCCTTCGGGCAGACCTCGGTACAGGAGAACTGGGTCTGACACCGCCAGACGCCGTGTTCCTGCTCGATGACGTTGAGCCGGTGTTCCTTCACGTCCTCGCCCTCGCGCTCGTCCATGGCAAAGCGGTACGCCTTGTTGATGGCCGCGGGGCCGAGATACTCGTTGTCGCCCGCGGCGATGTTACACGAGGACATGCAGGCGCCACACCAGATACAGCGCGTGGACATCTTCACCTTCTCGCGGTTCTCGGGCGTCTGCCGCTGCTCATCGAGTTCGCCGTCGGGCAGCTCGTTCGTCTGGAAGAACGGCTCGACGGCCTCCATCTGGTCGTAGAAGTGCTCCATGTCGACGACGAGGTCCTTGCGCACCTCGGCGTGCGGGAGCGGTTCGACGCGGACCGGGTCCTCGAGGTCCGAGAGCTGGGTCTTGCACCCGAGGCGCTGGCGACCGTTGATGAAGAACGCGTCAGACCCGCAGATCGCCTGCCGGCAGGAGTGCCGGAACGTGAGCGAGGAGTCGAACGTGTCCCGCGCGTGGATGAGCGCGTCGAGGACGGTCATCCCCTTCTCGAACGGGACGTGGAAGTCGTCGAAGCGGGGCTCCTGTTTCCCCTCCACCTCGGGGTCGTAGCGGAACACCTTGAGGTGGACCGTGTTCTCCTCGGCCGCGGCCTCCTCCTCGGCGGCCTCGCGCTCCCGCCGCTCGCGGGCGGCGCGGGCCTCGGCCTTCTTCTCCATCCGCGCCCGCTGGGCGGGCGGGAGCGACTCGGTCGGCTCCGTCTCGACCGCCTCGGTCTCCGATTCGGTGTCTGGAAGTTGCGTGCTCATTGTTAGAACGTCGGGAAGCCGGCCCACGCGTTCGCGGTGCGGATCCCTTGCACGACGAGGATCGCGCTAGCGAGCACGAGGACGTACTTGACGACCCGTTTCCTGGTTCCGGTAAGCCCCTGGTTGACGAGCGCGTTGTAGACGCCGTTCACGCCGTGGAACGTCGCCGTCACGAGGAACAGCACCATCAGCGAGTAGTAGGTGAGATCCTGCATCCGGATGCTCGACGCCATGAACGTCACCTCGTCGGCGTGGTTCACGAAGTGGAGCAGGAAGAAGTGGAACGCGAGCACCACGACGAGGAACGCCGCGGTGATGCGCTGCCAGAGCCAGCGGCGGCCGCCGCGCTCGAACGAGGAGTAGCGCTCGGCCATCAGCCGAACACCCCCGAGAGGAACGTCGGCACCGACGCCACGACGATCGCCCCCGTCAGCACCAGCGACGCGTAGAAGCTCCGGTCCTGTGCGTCGAGGCCGACCCCCAGGTCCACGAACAGCAGACGGACGCCGTTCAGGATGTGGAAGACGGCGACCGCGAGCAGCCCGATCTCGAGGAAGCGTACGACGAGCAGCGACTCCAGCCCCTGGATCGTGGTCGTGTACGCCGCCTCGCTGGACGTCGCGGTACTCAACACGGCGATGTGGGTGAAGAGGTAGCCCACGAGCACCCAGCCCGTGAACTTGTGGAACACCCAGGCCCACATGCCCGCCGAGAACTCCCGCCACCGGCCGAAGTCCTCGACGAGGCCCCTGTCGTACGACTGGCTCATGCGTGGTCGTGGCTCGGTCCCAAGGGGGTATAGTAGTTACGTGTACGGCAGCGTGGGCGTGGGGTTGGAACCGTTCGCGGACGCGGTCCCGTCCCGCGCGACGTCGCGAACGCGTTCGCGGGTCGCCGACGCGGTCACGTTTCGCCCGTCCCGTTCGGCGACTGCTGGCGCTCGAGGACCCGGCGGGTGCGCTCGTCGAGTTCCACGAGGTGACACAGCGGGTTCCCCGGGTAGACGACCGGGTTCTCGAGCATTCCCACGAGCACGCCGGTGAACGGCGCCTCCACGCGAACGGCGTCGTGCTTGAACGGGTCGCTGACGGTGCAGACGACGTCGCCCTCGTGGACGAGCGCGCCGCGGTCGAAGTGCATGTCCACGATGCCGCCGGCGTCCGCGCGGATCCACGTCTTCTCGCCCGACCCGGAGATGACCGTCCGCCAGCCGGGCCAGCGGACCGACCCCGTCTCCCGGAGGCCGAACTCCGCGAAGACGCTCAGGACGCCTTCGAGGGCGTCGTCGATGAGCGGGCGCTGGAACCGGTGGGCCTCGCCCATCTCCACGGTGATGGTCGGCGTGTCCACCGCGGCCGCCTCCACGCGCAACATCCCGGAACTCCCCTCGCTGTCGATGATGACGTTCGTCCCGTACGCGCGGGCGACCCGGGCGACCGCCGGATCGGACATGTCGGCGCGGACGTGGAGCATGTTCGTCCGACCCCGCGTCGAGGTGTGGAAGTCGAGGCCGATGTCGCAGGGTTCGATGAAGTTCCGGAAGATGCGGTCGGCCATCCGCTTGGCGCTCGTGGAGTCGGCCGCGCCAGGGAACGACCGGTTCAGGTCGCGGTCGTACACCGGCAGGTAGCGCTGCTGGG
Protein-coding regions in this window:
- a CDS encoding succinate dehydrogenase/fumarate reductase iron-sulfur subunit; amino-acid sequence: MSTQLPDTESETEAVETEPTESLPPAQRARMEKKAEARAARERREREAAEEEAAAEENTVHLKVFRYDPEVEGKQEPRFDDFHVPFEKGMTVLDALIHARDTFDSSLTFRHSCRQAICGSDAFFINGRQRLGCKTQLSDLEDPVRVEPLPHAEVRKDLVVDMEHFYDQMEAVEPFFQTNELPDGELDEQRQTPENREKVKMSTRCIWCGACMSSCNIAAGDNEYLGPAAINKAYRFAMDEREGEDVKEHRLNVIEQEHGVWRCQTQFSCTEVCPKDIPLTEHIQELKREAVKSNLQFW
- a CDS encoding succinate dehydrogenase hydrophobic membrane anchor subunit → MAERYSSFERGGRRWLWQRITAAFLVVVLAFHFFLLHFVNHADEVTFMASSIRMQDLTYYSLMVLFLVTATFHGVNGVYNALVNQGLTGTRKRVVKYVLVLASAILVVQGIRTANAWAGFPTF
- the sdhC gene encoding succinate dehydrogenase, cytochrome b556 subunit, whose amino-acid sequence is MSQSYDRGLVEDFGRWREFSAGMWAWVFHKFTGWVLVGYLFTHIAVLSTATSSEAAYTTTIQGLESLLVVRFLEIGLLAVAVFHILNGVRLLFVDLGVGLDAQDRSFYASLVLTGAIVVASVPTFLSGVFG
- a CDS encoding succinylglutamate desuccinylase/aspartoacylase family protein, giving the protein MSEDGAFTYDGGTVEPGERRNLRFVVSETYLGDPVRIPVTIVNGERDGPTAFLSAAAHGDELNGIEVVREVAHEWDLSDLAGTLVCLPVLNVPGFLAQQRYLPVYDRDLNRSFPGAADSTSAKRMADRIFRNFIEPCDIGLDFHTSTRGRTNMLHVRADMSDPAVARVARAYGTNVIIDSEGSSGMLRVEAAAVDTPTITVEMGEAHRFQRPLIDDALEGVLSVFAEFGLRETGSVRWPGWRTVISGSGEKTWIRADAGGIVDMHFDRGALVHEGDVVCTVSDPFKHDAVRVEAPFTGVLVGMLENPVVYPGNPLCHLVELDERTRRVLERQQSPNGTGET